A DNA window from Trichosurus vulpecula isolate mTriVul1 chromosome 2, mTriVul1.pri, whole genome shotgun sequence contains the following coding sequences:
- the SRRM1 gene encoding serine/arginine repetitive matrix protein 1 isoform X5, with translation MDAGFFRGTSAEQDNRFSNKQKKLLKQLKFAECLEKKVDMGKVNLEVIKPWITKRVTEILGFEDDVVIEFIFNQLEVKNPDSKMMQINLTGFLNGKNAREFMGELWPLLLSAQENIAGIPSAFLELKKEEIKQRQIEQEKLASMKKQDEDKDKRDKEEKESSREKRERSRSPRRRKSRSPSPRRRASPVRRERKRSHSRSPRHRTKSRSPSPAPEKKEEIPELPEPSVKAKEPSIQEATSTSDILKAPKPEPIPEPKEPSPEKNSKKEKEKEKTRPRSRSRSKSRSRTRSRSPSHTRPRRRHRTRSRSYSPRRRPSPRRRPSPRRRTPPRRMPPPPRHRRSRSPVRRRRRSSASLSGSSSSSSSSRSRSPPKKPPKRISSPPRKTRRLSPSSSPPRRRHRPSPPASPPPKTRRSPTPQQSNRTRKSRGSVSPGRTSATKHKGTEKRESPSPAPKPRKVELSESEDKGGKMAAADSVQQRRQYRRQNQQSSSDSGSSSSSEDERPKRSNVKNGEVGRRRRHSASRSASPSPRKRQKESSPRMQMGKRWQSPMIKSSRRRRSPSPPPARRRRSPSPAPPPRRRRSPTPPPPPPRRRTPSPPPRRRSPSPRRYSPPIQRRYSPSPPPKRRTASPPPPPKRRASPSPPPKRRVSHSPPPKPRSSPVTKRRSPSLSSKHRKGSPPSRSTRETRSPLPNKRHSPSPRPRLPHTSASPPPLRRGASSSPQRRQSPSPSTRPIRRVSRTPEPRKAKKAASPSPQSVRRVSSSRSASRSPEPAAKKHQAPPSPTQSQSPSTNWSPAAPVKKAKSPTPSPSPARNSDQEGGGKKKKKKKDKKHKKDKKHKKHKKHKKEKAAAAAAAAVASTTTSAQEEPEAETEPKKETESEAEDNLDDLEKHLREKALRSMRKAQVSPQS, from the exons ATGGACGCGGGATTCTTCCGC GGAACAAGTGCGGAACAGGACAATCGTTTCAGCAATAAACAGAAGAAGCTACTGAAGCAGTTGAAGTTTGCAGAATGTCTAGAAAAAAAG GTAGACATGGGCAAAGTAAATTTGGAGGTGATTAAGCCTTGGATTACAAAACGAGTAACAGAAATTCTTGGATTTGAGGATGATGTAGTAATTGAATTCATATTCAACCAGCTGGAAGTGAAG AATCCAGATTCCAAAATGATGCAGATTAACCTGACTGGGttcttgaatggaaaaaatgctaGAGAATTTATGGGAGAGCTGTGGCCCCTTTTGTTGAGTGCACAGGAAAACATTGCTGGGATCCCTTCTGCTTTCTTGGAACTgaagaaggaggaaataaaacaaagacag ATTGAACAAGAAAAACTGGCATCTATGAAGAAACAAGATGAAGACAAAGATAAGagggacaaagaagaaaaggagagcagcagagagaaaagggagcGATCCAGAAGCCCAAGAAG ACGCAAGTCCAGATCTCCTTCCCCTAGAAGACGTGCCTCCCCTGTCAGACGAGAGAGAAAGCGAAGTCATTCTAGATCTCCCCGTCATAGAACCAAGAGCCGAAGCCCCTCCCCTgctccagaaaagaaagaagagatcccAGAACTTCCGGAACCTTCAGTAAAGGCTAAGGAACCCTCAATACAAGAGGCAACCTCTACTAG TGACATTCTGAAAGCTCCCAAACCTGAACCTATACCAGAACCGAAGGAACCTTcaccagaaaaaaattcaaaaaaggaaaaagaaaaggaaaaaacccgCCCGAGGTCTCGATCACGATCCAAATCGAGGTCACGAACACGTTCCCGGTCCCCTTCTCATACTCGACCTAGGCGGCGTCATAGAACACGATCAAG GTCATATTCGCCTAGAAGGCGACCAAGTCCAAGAAGGCGGCCATCTCCTCGAAGAAGAACCCCTCCAAGACGAATGCCTCCTCCACCAAGGCATAGAAGAAGTCGATCTCCTGTGAGACG AAGGCGGCGCTCGTCGGCATCTCTCTCTGGCAGCAGCTCGTCATCATCTTCGTCCCGTTCCCGGTCACCTCCAAAGAAGCCACCCAAAAGAATCTCCAGCCCCCCTAGAAAAACTCGTAGACTCTCTCCGTCTTCAAGCCCTCCACGGCGAAGGCATCGGCCATCTCCGCCAGCAAGCCCACCGCCAAAAACCCGTCGGTCACCAACACCCCAGCAGTCAAATCGTACAAGAAAAAGTCGTGGCTCTGTTTCTCCAGGGAGAACCTCAG CAACAAAACATAAAGGTACGGAGAAAAGGGAGTCACCTTCACCAGCACCAAAACCTCGGAAAGTAGAGTTATCTGAATCGG aagacaaaggtGGCAAAATGGCAGCAGCTGATTCCGTGCAACAGAGGCGGCAGTACCGGAGGCAAAACCAGCAGTCTTCTTCTG ACtctggctcctcctcctcttcagaaGACGAGCGACCGAAGAGATCAAACGTGAAAAATGGAGAAGTGGGAAGGCGTCGACGACATTCAGCCTCCCGGAGTGCATCCCCATCACCACGGAAACGCCAGAAAGAGTCCTCTCCTCG GATGCAGATGGGAAAGAGGTGGCAATCGCCAATGATTAAAAG TAGCAGACGGAGAAGAAGTCCATCACCACCACCGGCCAGACGACGGCGCTCTCCTTCTCCTGCCCCTCCACCCCGGCGGCGGAGGTCTCCCAcaccgccgccgccaccaccacggCGCAG gactccttctcctcctccacgtCGACgctcaccttctccaagaagataCTCTCCTCCAATCCAGAGAAGAtactctccttccccccctcctaaGAGAAGAACAgcttccccaccaccacctcccaagcGAAGAGCATCGCCATCGCCTCCCCCAAAGCGACGGGTCTCCCATTCGCCACCTCCGAAGCCAAGAAGTTCCCCTGTTACAAAGAGACGTTCCCCTTCCTTATCATCTAAGCATAGGAAAGGGTCACCCCCTAGCCGATCTACCCGAGAAACCCGGTCTCCTCTACCAAACAAACGGCATTCACCTTCACCACGGCCTCGACTTCCTCATACCTCTGCAAGTCCTCCCCCACTCCGAAGAGGAGCTTCATCTTCACCCCAAAGAAGGCAGTCCCCATCACCAAGCACTAGGCCTATCAGGAGAGTCTCCAGAACCCCGGAacccagaaaagcaaaaaa ggCTGCCTCACCAAGTCCCCAGTCTGTAAGAAGGGTCTCATCTTCCAGATCTGCCTCCAGATCTCCTGAGCCAGCAGCTAAGAAACACCAAGCACCTCCATCCCCCACCCAGTCTCAGTCCCCATCCACAAACTGGTCGCCAGCAGCACCTGTCAAGAAGGCTAAAAGCCCCACGCCGAGCCCATCGCCTGCCAGG AATTCAGACCAGGAAGGtggtgggaagaaaaagaagaagaagaaggacaaaaaacacaaaaaggacaagaagcacaaaaaacacaaaaaacataaGAAGGAGAAGgcggcagctgctgctgctgctgctgtggcatCCACCACCACATCAGCCCAGGAAGAACCTGAAGCAGAGACAGAGCCCAAAAAG
- the SRRM1 gene encoding serine/arginine repetitive matrix protein 1 isoform X1, with the protein MDAGFFRGTSAEQDNRFSNKQKKLLKQLKFAECLEKKVDMGKVNLEVIKPWITKRVTEILGFEDDVVIEFIFNQLEVKNPDSKMMQINLTGFLNGKNAREFMGELWPLLLSAQENIAGIPSAFLELKKEEIKQRQIEQEKLASMKKQDEDKDKRDKEEKESSREKRERSRSPRRRKSRSPSPRRRASPVRRERKRSHSRSPRHRTKSRSPSPAPEKKEEIPELPEPSVKAKEPSIQEATSTSDILKAPKPEPIPEPKEPSPEKNSKKEKEKEKTRPRSRSRSKSRSRTRSRSPSHTRPRRRHRTRSRSYSPRRRPSPRRRPSPRRRTPPRRMPPPPRHRRSRSPVRRRRRSSASLSGSSSSSSSSRSRSPPKKPPKRISSPPRKTRRLSPSSSPPRRRHRPSPPASPPPKTRRSPTPQQSNRTRKSRGSVSPGRTSGKATKHKGTEKRESPSPAPKPRKVELSESEEDKGGKMAAADSVQQRRQYRRQNQQSSSDSGSSSSSEDERPKRSNVKNGEVGRRRRHSASRSASPSPRKRQKESSPRMQMGKRWQSPMIKSSRRRRSPSPPPARRRRSPSPAPPPRRRRSPTPPPPPPRRRTPSPPPRRRSPSPRRYSPPIQRRYSPSPPPKRRTASPPPPPKRRASPSPPPKRRVSHSPPPKPRSSPVTKRRSPSLSSKHRKGSPPSRSTRETRSPLPNKRHSPSPRPRLPHTSASPPPLRRGASSSPQRRQSPSPSTRPIRRVSRTPEPRKAKKAASPSPQSVRRVSSSRSASRSPEPAAKKHQAPPSPTQSQSPSTNWSPAAPVKKAKSPTPSPSPARNSDQEGGGKKKKKKKDKKHKKDKKHKKHKKHKKEKAAAAAAAAVASTTTSAQEEPEAETEPKKETESEAEDNLDDLEKHLREKALRSMRKAQVSPQS; encoded by the exons ATGGACGCGGGATTCTTCCGC GGAACAAGTGCGGAACAGGACAATCGTTTCAGCAATAAACAGAAGAAGCTACTGAAGCAGTTGAAGTTTGCAGAATGTCTAGAAAAAAAG GTAGACATGGGCAAAGTAAATTTGGAGGTGATTAAGCCTTGGATTACAAAACGAGTAACAGAAATTCTTGGATTTGAGGATGATGTAGTAATTGAATTCATATTCAACCAGCTGGAAGTGAAG AATCCAGATTCCAAAATGATGCAGATTAACCTGACTGGGttcttgaatggaaaaaatgctaGAGAATTTATGGGAGAGCTGTGGCCCCTTTTGTTGAGTGCACAGGAAAACATTGCTGGGATCCCTTCTGCTTTCTTGGAACTgaagaaggaggaaataaaacaaagacag ATTGAACAAGAAAAACTGGCATCTATGAAGAAACAAGATGAAGACAAAGATAAGagggacaaagaagaaaaggagagcagcagagagaaaagggagcGATCCAGAAGCCCAAGAAG ACGCAAGTCCAGATCTCCTTCCCCTAGAAGACGTGCCTCCCCTGTCAGACGAGAGAGAAAGCGAAGTCATTCTAGATCTCCCCGTCATAGAACCAAGAGCCGAAGCCCCTCCCCTgctccagaaaagaaagaagagatcccAGAACTTCCGGAACCTTCAGTAAAGGCTAAGGAACCCTCAATACAAGAGGCAACCTCTACTAG TGACATTCTGAAAGCTCCCAAACCTGAACCTATACCAGAACCGAAGGAACCTTcaccagaaaaaaattcaaaaaaggaaaaagaaaaggaaaaaacccgCCCGAGGTCTCGATCACGATCCAAATCGAGGTCACGAACACGTTCCCGGTCCCCTTCTCATACTCGACCTAGGCGGCGTCATAGAACACGATCAAG GTCATATTCGCCTAGAAGGCGACCAAGTCCAAGAAGGCGGCCATCTCCTCGAAGAAGAACCCCTCCAAGACGAATGCCTCCTCCACCAAGGCATAGAAGAAGTCGATCTCCTGTGAGACG AAGGCGGCGCTCGTCGGCATCTCTCTCTGGCAGCAGCTCGTCATCATCTTCGTCCCGTTCCCGGTCACCTCCAAAGAAGCCACCCAAAAGAATCTCCAGCCCCCCTAGAAAAACTCGTAGACTCTCTCCGTCTTCAAGCCCTCCACGGCGAAGGCATCGGCCATCTCCGCCAGCAAGCCCACCGCCAAAAACCCGTCGGTCACCAACACCCCAGCAGTCAAATCGTACAAGAAAAAGTCGTGGCTCTGTTTCTCCAGGGAGAACCTCAGGTAAAG CAACAAAACATAAAGGTACGGAGAAAAGGGAGTCACCTTCACCAGCACCAAAACCTCGGAAAGTAGAGTTATCTGAATCGG aagaagacaaaggtGGCAAAATGGCAGCAGCTGATTCCGTGCAACAGAGGCGGCAGTACCGGAGGCAAAACCAGCAGTCTTCTTCTG ACtctggctcctcctcctcttcagaaGACGAGCGACCGAAGAGATCAAACGTGAAAAATGGAGAAGTGGGAAGGCGTCGACGACATTCAGCCTCCCGGAGTGCATCCCCATCACCACGGAAACGCCAGAAAGAGTCCTCTCCTCG GATGCAGATGGGAAAGAGGTGGCAATCGCCAATGATTAAAAG TAGCAGACGGAGAAGAAGTCCATCACCACCACCGGCCAGACGACGGCGCTCTCCTTCTCCTGCCCCTCCACCCCGGCGGCGGAGGTCTCCCAcaccgccgccgccaccaccacggCGCAG gactccttctcctcctccacgtCGACgctcaccttctccaagaagataCTCTCCTCCAATCCAGAGAAGAtactctccttccccccctcctaaGAGAAGAACAgcttccccaccaccacctcccaagcGAAGAGCATCGCCATCGCCTCCCCCAAAGCGACGGGTCTCCCATTCGCCACCTCCGAAGCCAAGAAGTTCCCCTGTTACAAAGAGACGTTCCCCTTCCTTATCATCTAAGCATAGGAAAGGGTCACCCCCTAGCCGATCTACCCGAGAAACCCGGTCTCCTCTACCAAACAAACGGCATTCACCTTCACCACGGCCTCGACTTCCTCATACCTCTGCAAGTCCTCCCCCACTCCGAAGAGGAGCTTCATCTTCACCCCAAAGAAGGCAGTCCCCATCACCAAGCACTAGGCCTATCAGGAGAGTCTCCAGAACCCCGGAacccagaaaagcaaaaaa ggCTGCCTCACCAAGTCCCCAGTCTGTAAGAAGGGTCTCATCTTCCAGATCTGCCTCCAGATCTCCTGAGCCAGCAGCTAAGAAACACCAAGCACCTCCATCCCCCACCCAGTCTCAGTCCCCATCCACAAACTGGTCGCCAGCAGCACCTGTCAAGAAGGCTAAAAGCCCCACGCCGAGCCCATCGCCTGCCAGG AATTCAGACCAGGAAGGtggtgggaagaaaaagaagaagaagaaggacaaaaaacacaaaaaggacaagaagcacaaaaaacacaaaaaacataaGAAGGAGAAGgcggcagctgctgctgctgctgctgtggcatCCACCACCACATCAGCCCAGGAAGAACCTGAAGCAGAGACAGAGCCCAAAAAG
- the SRRM1 gene encoding serine/arginine repetitive matrix protein 1 isoform X11 — MDAGFFRGTSAEQDNRFSNKQKKLLKQLKFAECLEKKVDMGKVNLEVIKPWITKRVTEILGFEDDVVIEFIFNQLEVKNPDSKMMQINLTGFLNGKNAREFMGELWPLLLSAQENIAGIPSAFLELKKEEIKQRQIEQEKLASMKKQDEDKDKRDKEEKESSREKRERSRSPRRRKSRSPSPRRRASPVRRERKRSHSRSPRHRTKSRSPSPAPEKKEEIPELPEPSVKAKEPSIQEATSTSDILKAPKPEPIPEPKEPSPEKNSKKEKEKEKTRPRSRSRSKSRSRTRSRSPSHTRPRRRHRTRSRSYSPRRRPSPRRRPSPRRRTPPRRMPPPPRHRRSRSPVRRRRRSSASLSGSSSSSSSSRSRSPPKKPPKRISSPPRKTRRLSPSSSPPRRRHRPSPPASPPPKTRRSPTPQQSNRTRKSRGSVSPGRTSATKHKGTEKRESPSPAPKPRKVELSESEDKGGKMAAADSVQQRRQYRRQNQQSSSDSGSSSSSEDERPKRSNVKNGEVGRRRRHSASRSASPSPRKRQKESSPRSRRRRSPSPPPARRRRSPSPAPPPRRRRSPTPPPPPPRRRTPSPPPRRRSPSPRRYSPPIQRRYSPSPPPKRRTASPPPPPKRRASPSPPPKRRVSHSPPPKPRSSPVTKRRSPSLSSKHRKGSPPSRSTRETRSPLPNKRHSPSPRPRLPHTSASPPPLRRGASSSPQRRQSPSPSTRPIRRVSRTPEPRKAKKAASPSPQSVRRVSSSRSASRSPEPAAKKHQAPPSPTQSQSPSTNWSPAAPVKKAKSPTPSPSPARNSDQEGGGKKKKKKKDKKHKKDKKHKKHKKHKKEKAAAAAAAAVASTTTSAQEEPEAETEPKKETESEAEDNLDDLEKHLREKALRSMRKAQVSPQS; from the exons ATGGACGCGGGATTCTTCCGC GGAACAAGTGCGGAACAGGACAATCGTTTCAGCAATAAACAGAAGAAGCTACTGAAGCAGTTGAAGTTTGCAGAATGTCTAGAAAAAAAG GTAGACATGGGCAAAGTAAATTTGGAGGTGATTAAGCCTTGGATTACAAAACGAGTAACAGAAATTCTTGGATTTGAGGATGATGTAGTAATTGAATTCATATTCAACCAGCTGGAAGTGAAG AATCCAGATTCCAAAATGATGCAGATTAACCTGACTGGGttcttgaatggaaaaaatgctaGAGAATTTATGGGAGAGCTGTGGCCCCTTTTGTTGAGTGCACAGGAAAACATTGCTGGGATCCCTTCTGCTTTCTTGGAACTgaagaaggaggaaataaaacaaagacag ATTGAACAAGAAAAACTGGCATCTATGAAGAAACAAGATGAAGACAAAGATAAGagggacaaagaagaaaaggagagcagcagagagaaaagggagcGATCCAGAAGCCCAAGAAG ACGCAAGTCCAGATCTCCTTCCCCTAGAAGACGTGCCTCCCCTGTCAGACGAGAGAGAAAGCGAAGTCATTCTAGATCTCCCCGTCATAGAACCAAGAGCCGAAGCCCCTCCCCTgctccagaaaagaaagaagagatcccAGAACTTCCGGAACCTTCAGTAAAGGCTAAGGAACCCTCAATACAAGAGGCAACCTCTACTAG TGACATTCTGAAAGCTCCCAAACCTGAACCTATACCAGAACCGAAGGAACCTTcaccagaaaaaaattcaaaaaaggaaaaagaaaaggaaaaaacccgCCCGAGGTCTCGATCACGATCCAAATCGAGGTCACGAACACGTTCCCGGTCCCCTTCTCATACTCGACCTAGGCGGCGTCATAGAACACGATCAAG GTCATATTCGCCTAGAAGGCGACCAAGTCCAAGAAGGCGGCCATCTCCTCGAAGAAGAACCCCTCCAAGACGAATGCCTCCTCCACCAAGGCATAGAAGAAGTCGATCTCCTGTGAGACG AAGGCGGCGCTCGTCGGCATCTCTCTCTGGCAGCAGCTCGTCATCATCTTCGTCCCGTTCCCGGTCACCTCCAAAGAAGCCACCCAAAAGAATCTCCAGCCCCCCTAGAAAAACTCGTAGACTCTCTCCGTCTTCAAGCCCTCCACGGCGAAGGCATCGGCCATCTCCGCCAGCAAGCCCACCGCCAAAAACCCGTCGGTCACCAACACCCCAGCAGTCAAATCGTACAAGAAAAAGTCGTGGCTCTGTTTCTCCAGGGAGAACCTCAG CAACAAAACATAAAGGTACGGAGAAAAGGGAGTCACCTTCACCAGCACCAAAACCTCGGAAAGTAGAGTTATCTGAATCGG aagacaaaggtGGCAAAATGGCAGCAGCTGATTCCGTGCAACAGAGGCGGCAGTACCGGAGGCAAAACCAGCAGTCTTCTTCTG ACtctggctcctcctcctcttcagaaGACGAGCGACCGAAGAGATCAAACGTGAAAAATGGAGAAGTGGGAAGGCGTCGACGACATTCAGCCTCCCGGAGTGCATCCCCATCACCACGGAAACGCCAGAAAGAGTCCTCTCCTCG TAGCAGACGGAGAAGAAGTCCATCACCACCACCGGCCAGACGACGGCGCTCTCCTTCTCCTGCCCCTCCACCCCGGCGGCGGAGGTCTCCCAcaccgccgccgccaccaccacggCGCAG gactccttctcctcctccacgtCGACgctcaccttctccaagaagataCTCTCCTCCAATCCAGAGAAGAtactctccttccccccctcctaaGAGAAGAACAgcttccccaccaccacctcccaagcGAAGAGCATCGCCATCGCCTCCCCCAAAGCGACGGGTCTCCCATTCGCCACCTCCGAAGCCAAGAAGTTCCCCTGTTACAAAGAGACGTTCCCCTTCCTTATCATCTAAGCATAGGAAAGGGTCACCCCCTAGCCGATCTACCCGAGAAACCCGGTCTCCTCTACCAAACAAACGGCATTCACCTTCACCACGGCCTCGACTTCCTCATACCTCTGCAAGTCCTCCCCCACTCCGAAGAGGAGCTTCATCTTCACCCCAAAGAAGGCAGTCCCCATCACCAAGCACTAGGCCTATCAGGAGAGTCTCCAGAACCCCGGAacccagaaaagcaaaaaa ggCTGCCTCACCAAGTCCCCAGTCTGTAAGAAGGGTCTCATCTTCCAGATCTGCCTCCAGATCTCCTGAGCCAGCAGCTAAGAAACACCAAGCACCTCCATCCCCCACCCAGTCTCAGTCCCCATCCACAAACTGGTCGCCAGCAGCACCTGTCAAGAAGGCTAAAAGCCCCACGCCGAGCCCATCGCCTGCCAGG AATTCAGACCAGGAAGGtggtgggaagaaaaagaagaagaagaaggacaaaaaacacaaaaaggacaagaagcacaaaaaacacaaaaaacataaGAAGGAGAAGgcggcagctgctgctgctgctgctgtggcatCCACCACCACATCAGCCCAGGAAGAACCTGAAGCAGAGACAGAGCCCAAAAAG
- the SRRM1 gene encoding serine/arginine repetitive matrix protein 1 isoform X6: MDAGFFRGTSAEQDNRFSNKQKKLLKQLKFAECLEKKVDMGKVNLEVIKPWITKRVTEILGFEDDVVIEFIFNQLEVKNPDSKMMQINLTGFLNGKNAREFMGELWPLLLSAQENIAGIPSAFLELKKEEIKQRQIEQEKLASMKKQDEDKDKRDKEEKESSREKRERSRSPRRRKSRSPSPRRRASPVRRERKRSHSRSPRHRTKSRSPSPAPEKKEEIPELPEPSVKAKEPSIQEATSTSDILKAPKPEPIPEPKEPSPEKNSKKEKEKEKTRPRSRSRSKSRSRTRSRSPSHTRPRRRHRTRSRSYSPRRRPSPRRRPSPRRRTPPRRMPPPPRHRRSRSPVRRRRRSSASLSGSSSSSSSSRSRSPPKKPPKRISSPPRKTRRLSPSSSPPRRRHRPSPPASPPPKTRRSPTPQQSNRTRKSRGSVSPGRTSGKATKHKGTEKRESPSPAPKPRKVELSESEEDKGGKMAAADSVQQRRQYRRQNQQSSSEDERPKRSNVKNGEVGRRRRHSASRSASPSPRKRQKESSPRMQMGKRWQSPMIKSSRRRRSPSPPPARRRRSPSPAPPPRRRRSPTPPPPPPRRRTPSPPPRRRSPSPRRYSPPIQRRYSPSPPPKRRTASPPPPPKRRASPSPPPKRRVSHSPPPKPRSSPVTKRRSPSLSSKHRKGSPPSRSTRETRSPLPNKRHSPSPRPRLPHTSASPPPLRRGASSSPQRRQSPSPSTRPIRRVSRTPEPRKAKKAASPSPQSVRRVSSSRSASRSPEPAAKKHQAPPSPTQSQSPSTNWSPAAPVKKAKSPTPSPSPARNSDQEGGGKKKKKKKDKKHKKDKKHKKHKKHKKEKAAAAAAAAVASTTTSAQEEPEAETEPKKETESEAEDNLDDLEKHLREKALRSMRKAQVSPQS, encoded by the exons ATGGACGCGGGATTCTTCCGC GGAACAAGTGCGGAACAGGACAATCGTTTCAGCAATAAACAGAAGAAGCTACTGAAGCAGTTGAAGTTTGCAGAATGTCTAGAAAAAAAG GTAGACATGGGCAAAGTAAATTTGGAGGTGATTAAGCCTTGGATTACAAAACGAGTAACAGAAATTCTTGGATTTGAGGATGATGTAGTAATTGAATTCATATTCAACCAGCTGGAAGTGAAG AATCCAGATTCCAAAATGATGCAGATTAACCTGACTGGGttcttgaatggaaaaaatgctaGAGAATTTATGGGAGAGCTGTGGCCCCTTTTGTTGAGTGCACAGGAAAACATTGCTGGGATCCCTTCTGCTTTCTTGGAACTgaagaaggaggaaataaaacaaagacag ATTGAACAAGAAAAACTGGCATCTATGAAGAAACAAGATGAAGACAAAGATAAGagggacaaagaagaaaaggagagcagcagagagaaaagggagcGATCCAGAAGCCCAAGAAG ACGCAAGTCCAGATCTCCTTCCCCTAGAAGACGTGCCTCCCCTGTCAGACGAGAGAGAAAGCGAAGTCATTCTAGATCTCCCCGTCATAGAACCAAGAGCCGAAGCCCCTCCCCTgctccagaaaagaaagaagagatcccAGAACTTCCGGAACCTTCAGTAAAGGCTAAGGAACCCTCAATACAAGAGGCAACCTCTACTAG TGACATTCTGAAAGCTCCCAAACCTGAACCTATACCAGAACCGAAGGAACCTTcaccagaaaaaaattcaaaaaaggaaaaagaaaaggaaaaaacccgCCCGAGGTCTCGATCACGATCCAAATCGAGGTCACGAACACGTTCCCGGTCCCCTTCTCATACTCGACCTAGGCGGCGTCATAGAACACGATCAAG GTCATATTCGCCTAGAAGGCGACCAAGTCCAAGAAGGCGGCCATCTCCTCGAAGAAGAACCCCTCCAAGACGAATGCCTCCTCCACCAAGGCATAGAAGAAGTCGATCTCCTGTGAGACG AAGGCGGCGCTCGTCGGCATCTCTCTCTGGCAGCAGCTCGTCATCATCTTCGTCCCGTTCCCGGTCACCTCCAAAGAAGCCACCCAAAAGAATCTCCAGCCCCCCTAGAAAAACTCGTAGACTCTCTCCGTCTTCAAGCCCTCCACGGCGAAGGCATCGGCCATCTCCGCCAGCAAGCCCACCGCCAAAAACCCGTCGGTCACCAACACCCCAGCAGTCAAATCGTACAAGAAAAAGTCGTGGCTCTGTTTCTCCAGGGAGAACCTCAGGTAAAG CAACAAAACATAAAGGTACGGAGAAAAGGGAGTCACCTTCACCAGCACCAAAACCTCGGAAAGTAGAGTTATCTGAATCGG aagaagacaaaggtGGCAAAATGGCAGCAGCTGATTCCGTGCAACAGAGGCGGCAGTACCGGAGGCAAAACCAGCAGTCTTCTTCTG aaGACGAGCGACCGAAGAGATCAAACGTGAAAAATGGAGAAGTGGGAAGGCGTCGACGACATTCAGCCTCCCGGAGTGCATCCCCATCACCACGGAAACGCCAGAAAGAGTCCTCTCCTCG GATGCAGATGGGAAAGAGGTGGCAATCGCCAATGATTAAAAG TAGCAGACGGAGAAGAAGTCCATCACCACCACCGGCCAGACGACGGCGCTCTCCTTCTCCTGCCCCTCCACCCCGGCGGCGGAGGTCTCCCAcaccgccgccgccaccaccacggCGCAG gactccttctcctcctccacgtCGACgctcaccttctccaagaagataCTCTCCTCCAATCCAGAGAAGAtactctccttccccccctcctaaGAGAAGAACAgcttccccaccaccacctcccaagcGAAGAGCATCGCCATCGCCTCCCCCAAAGCGACGGGTCTCCCATTCGCCACCTCCGAAGCCAAGAAGTTCCCCTGTTACAAAGAGACGTTCCCCTTCCTTATCATCTAAGCATAGGAAAGGGTCACCCCCTAGCCGATCTACCCGAGAAACCCGGTCTCCTCTACCAAACAAACGGCATTCACCTTCACCACGGCCTCGACTTCCTCATACCTCTGCAAGTCCTCCCCCACTCCGAAGAGGAGCTTCATCTTCACCCCAAAGAAGGCAGTCCCCATCACCAAGCACTAGGCCTATCAGGAGAGTCTCCAGAACCCCGGAacccagaaaagcaaaaaa ggCTGCCTCACCAAGTCCCCAGTCTGTAAGAAGGGTCTCATCTTCCAGATCTGCCTCCAGATCTCCTGAGCCAGCAGCTAAGAAACACCAAGCACCTCCATCCCCCACCCAGTCTCAGTCCCCATCCACAAACTGGTCGCCAGCAGCACCTGTCAAGAAGGCTAAAAGCCCCACGCCGAGCCCATCGCCTGCCAGG AATTCAGACCAGGAAGGtggtgggaagaaaaagaagaagaagaaggacaaaaaacacaaaaaggacaagaagcacaaaaaacacaaaaaacataaGAAGGAGAAGgcggcagctgctgctgctgctgctgtggcatCCACCACCACATCAGCCCAGGAAGAACCTGAAGCAGAGACAGAGCCCAAAAAG